A genomic region of Paralichthys olivaceus isolate ysfri-2021 chromosome 18, ASM2471397v2, whole genome shotgun sequence contains the following coding sequences:
- the cdc37l1 gene encoding hsp90 co-chaperone Cdc37-like 1, with the protein MEWRGTGAKVYPVEESGGDPASAAGVHGGGDPQRQTLSSQLCDCPMASLCQSQQRCVKASIVSSWRLAEAQDQLCSLGVHSSESLEQERARTLACPTELTHTEEEWRRKESMLGGQEPNRSPVVGAVGSWDVFDKSIINAQIQPVEMDQDKCNTFLQKYENELRHFGMLRRWDDSQRFLADMPQLICEETANYLILWCMRLQQEGKEALMEQVAHQAVVMQFILEMAQNSQQDPRGCFRQFFHKTKEGQDVYLEVFHTELEAFKHRVKEYAVKCRGDTPNNTEIQSSDTNCRPDPKDSLDTLTPVAEYHMKRCLEAGLWTSTGRWTKDDATETEDIRMMETS; encoded by the exons ACATTATCATCGCAGCTTTGTGACTGTCCTATGGCGTCACTGTGTCAGAGCCAGCAGCGCTGTGTTAAGGCCTCAATTGTCTCCAGCTGGAGATTGGCTGAAGCACAGGACCAGCTATGTTCTCTAGGGGTCCACAGCTCTGAGTCCCTGGAGCAGGAACGCGCTCGAACACTGGCCTGTCCCAcagagctcacacacactgaggaggagTGGCGCCGCAAGGAGAGCATGCTGGGAGGTCAAGAACCAAACCGCAGTCCTGTGGTCGGAGCTGTCGGAAGTTGGGATGTCTTTGATAAG agtATAATTAATGCCCAAATTCAGCCTGTTGAAATGGACCAGGACAAGTGCAATACGTTTCTCCAAAAGTATGAGAATGAGCTCAGGCATTTTG GTATGTTGAGGAGATGGGACGACAGTCAGCGATTCCTTGCAGACATGCCTCAGCTCATCTGCGAGGAAACAGCCAACTACTTAATTCTGTGGTGCATGAGACTACAGCAAGAAGGG AAAGAAGCACTGATGGAGCAGGTGGCGCACCAAGCTGTCGTCATGCAGTTCATCCTGGAGATGGCCCAGAACTCTCAGCAGGATCCCAGAGGCTGCTTCAGGCAGTTCTTCCACAAAACCAAA GAAGGACAAGATGTTTACTTAGAAGTCTTCCATACAGAGCTCGAGGCCTTCAAACACAGAGTTAAAGAATATGCAGTGAAGTGTAGAGGTGATACCCCCAACAACACTGAAATCCAGAGCAGTGACACAAACTGCAGACCTGACCCCAAAGACTCCTTGGACACTTTAACTCCA GTGGCAGAGTATCATATGAAGCGTTGTTTAGAGGCAGGACTGTGGACAAGCACAGGAAGGTGGACAAAGGACGACGccacagaaacagaggacatACGCATGATGGAGACCTCCTag